A genomic region of Pirellulales bacterium contains the following coding sequences:
- a CDS encoding serine protease yields the protein MQIIFRKRESNATPADDEVLIEPRGEGPKDNALAELACDKSVAAFPHGAGEIRKLVVDCDPTLDDMVAALFVEERLSGRELAKGAKSFAHYTRRRREGRMPSSLPLEASIEGIYLAIRNAGDGDLTKPATAARFLDDWRRMADVILKAAAADKNPFSEPLFSDGDAFADERASLAADRAVFHQDVLRGEQWIVDIPGAPNRSRALFLRQPTSLLFPQWSRREGDCGAERPFVFLAVDWGKGYWMFSTDPEQRLRLSTLADALQQAEVQTDAAAAAHKPWKRQYGDTLVSHRHTNMPDEKVLSVVKHWAHARRPPSAKPIPAWVALAAVLLFGVVSWAVGLSGGTRVRQASLQEQTAVAKSLPVDSNGSDAKLRTTLKNVQNSIYLVMAQDRNGNTEAEGTAWVLNKEKGILVTNGHVAEFDDKAKATGGRLILRSRGNQQGDVVVIGTKLHPGFLDWRKLWQQGIGHSPAGAAQAEPPVNFCDVALLYVDQPESLAPALTLADDATLLHLGKPDLIGFIGYLIDNEANPGLNPLSPDPSAETGDIAAMTDYFGDPSIGDPAQQLLIQHNISTSGGASGSPILNADGNVIGVHSAGNYILIPGWSGRIPAGLHYAQRADLVKELLESDDLARQAQQPRTDRWTAALSNNKDAALFLQLFGEWKASIDKQASVGTATAPVATVDPISVVAKLSDRQPAGPASKLQDYRSTLSFSVDGSGELIVAAYTATSAPLRMTVYPVVNGARRSPLTVIAFGDHQNHPCAQADVDGPQTFEVELDADTDLEYSLRASLARLSTQQKRDMLAAAWIAKHAAWSAAHVQPRVVLDVPGQTVENSGRFLSTTDIDHLTGDSKAEAEFFAVANSSNGESLQLEITTGGATPANSPASLDSMSAWPSQAFTDKLDTSVRLTVVGPAAGIKYDVVIYTAGLKPAAK from the coding sequence ATGCAGATCATCTTTCGCAAGCGCGAGTCGAATGCAACGCCGGCGGACGATGAGGTGCTGATCGAGCCGCGCGGTGAAGGCCCGAAGGACAACGCACTGGCCGAGTTGGCATGCGACAAAAGTGTCGCGGCCTTCCCTCACGGCGCCGGGGAAATCCGAAAACTGGTCGTCGATTGCGATCCTACGCTCGACGACATGGTCGCGGCGCTTTTTGTCGAAGAGCGGCTGAGCGGCCGCGAACTTGCGAAGGGCGCGAAATCGTTTGCCCATTACACACGCCGGCGCCGCGAAGGACGGATGCCGAGTTCGCTGCCATTGGAAGCTTCGATCGAAGGGATCTACCTGGCGATCCGCAACGCCGGCGACGGCGATTTGACGAAGCCCGCCACCGCGGCTCGCTTTCTCGACGATTGGCGGCGGATGGCAGACGTCATTTTGAAAGCGGCCGCGGCCGATAAAAACCCGTTCAGCGAGCCGCTTTTTTCCGATGGCGACGCCTTTGCCGACGAGCGCGCGAGCCTCGCGGCCGATCGCGCCGTATTCCATCAGGATGTGCTTCGCGGAGAGCAATGGATCGTCGATATTCCCGGCGCCCCAAATCGCAGTCGAGCACTTTTTTTGCGGCAGCCCACGAGCTTGTTGTTTCCACAATGGAGTCGTCGAGAGGGAGATTGCGGCGCCGAGCGGCCGTTCGTGTTTCTGGCCGTCGATTGGGGCAAAGGCTATTGGATGTTTTCCACGGACCCGGAGCAACGCCTGCGATTGAGCACCTTGGCCGACGCATTGCAGCAGGCCGAAGTTCAGACCGACGCGGCAGCGGCTGCGCACAAACCGTGGAAACGGCAATACGGCGATACGCTCGTCTCCCATCGGCACACGAACATGCCCGACGAGAAAGTGCTCTCCGTCGTGAAGCATTGGGCCCATGCTCGCCGGCCGCCGTCGGCCAAGCCGATTCCGGCGTGGGTTGCCCTGGCCGCGGTGCTGCTGTTCGGAGTCGTGTCGTGGGCGGTTGGTCTTTCTGGCGGAACACGCGTGAGGCAAGCCTCGCTGCAGGAACAGACCGCGGTCGCGAAAAGCTTGCCCGTCGATTCGAATGGCTCCGATGCCAAACTGCGAACGACCCTGAAGAATGTCCAAAATTCCATCTATCTTGTGATGGCCCAGGATCGCAACGGCAACACCGAGGCCGAAGGAACCGCCTGGGTGCTGAACAAGGAAAAGGGTATTCTCGTTACCAACGGTCACGTCGCTGAATTCGACGACAAAGCGAAAGCCACGGGCGGGCGTCTGATCCTGCGATCGCGCGGCAATCAGCAGGGCGACGTTGTCGTGATCGGCACGAAACTCCATCCAGGGTTTCTCGACTGGCGCAAACTCTGGCAACAGGGAATCGGGCACTCGCCCGCAGGCGCGGCGCAAGCCGAACCGCCGGTCAATTTCTGCGACGTTGCACTGCTCTACGTCGACCAACCGGAATCGCTCGCTCCAGCGCTCACCTTGGCCGACGACGCGACCCTGCTCCACCTCGGCAAGCCCGACCTGATCGGCTTCATCGGATATCTGATCGACAACGAAGCGAATCCCGGGCTGAATCCATTGTCCCCGGATCCGTCGGCCGAAACCGGTGATATTGCCGCAATGACCGATTACTTCGGGGACCCGTCCATCGGCGATCCTGCTCAACAGCTTCTCATCCAACACAATATTTCGACCTCCGGCGGTGCGAGCGGCAGCCCGATTCTCAACGCCGACGGCAACGTGATCGGCGTTCACAGCGCGGGCAACTACATTTTGATTCCGGGATGGTCGGGGCGGATTCCGGCGGGGCTGCATTATGCCCAGCGGGCCGATCTGGTCAAAGAACTCCTCGAATCCGACGACCTTGCTCGGCAAGCGCAGCAACCCCGCACCGACCGTTGGACAGCCGCGCTGAGCAACAACAAGGATGCCGCCCTGTTCTTGCAGTTGTTCGGCGAATGGAAGGCATCCATCGACAAGCAGGCAAGTGTCGGCACGGCAACCGCGCCGGTCGCAACCGTGGATCCGATCAGCGTCGTGGCGAAGCTCAGCGACCGGCAACCGGCTGGTCCAGCGAGCAAGCTGCAAGATTATCGAAGCACGCTCAGTTTCTCGGTCGATGGCAGCGGGGAGCTGATCGTCGCCGCGTATACTGCCACCTCAGCGCCGCTCAGGATGACGGTCTATCCTGTCGTAAACGGCGCTCGCCGATCACCTCTCACGGTCATCGCTTTTGGCGATCATCAGAATCATCCGTGCGCGCAAGCCGATGTCGACGGACCGCAAACGTTTGAGGTGGAGCTTGACGCGGACACAGATCTGGAATATTCGCTCCGCGCGTCGCTGGCCCGGCTCTCCACGCAGCAAAAGCGCGATATGCTTGCCGCCGCTTGGATCGCAAAGCACGCCGCTTGGAGCGCGGCGCATGTCCAGCCCCGCGTCGTGCTCGATGTTCCCGGCCAAACCGTTGAGAATAGCGGGCGATTTCTTTCGACCACCGATATCGACCACCTTACTGGGGATTCCAAGGCCGAGGCCGAGTTTTTTGCCGTGGCGAATTCATCGAACGGCGAAAGTCTTCAACTCGAAATCACCACCGGCGGAGCGACGCCGGCGAATTCGCCGGCAAGTCTCGACTCGATGTCTGCCTGGCCATCGCAGGCGTTTACCGACAAACTTGACACCTCGGTCCGGTTGACCGTGGTTGGCCCCGCCGCCGGAATCAAGTATGACGTCGTGATCTACACCGCAGGCCTGAAACCGGCTGCCAAATAG
- a CDS encoding SDR family NAD(P)-dependent oxidoreductase gives MNLAQKSCLITGGTRGIGAATAIALAEQGANVAVAARHIDDEARRVGQRIEALGRRCLLIHADVGRPADATRSVDDTAAEFGSVDVVVHSAGGPVPGGLLEVSPDDWMRAFDVHVHAVFHLCRRAIPLMQKNKEGAIVLISSSAGRRGCPGNTCYQAVKGALPQFARALARDFADDNIRINVVAPGVIRTRFHDAMTEPMRKNNLENRIPLHREGTAEQVATLIRELVTNDYITGETFGIDGGLTMRIA, from the coding sequence ATGAATCTCGCACAAAAGTCATGTCTGATCACCGGCGGCACGCGCGGGATCGGCGCCGCGACGGCGATTGCCCTCGCCGAACAAGGGGCCAATGTCGCAGTCGCTGCCCGGCATATCGACGACGAAGCGCGCCGCGTCGGCCAGCGGATTGAAGCGCTCGGCCGGCGATGTTTGCTGATCCACGCGGATGTGGGCCGGCCGGCCGACGCCACGCGCAGCGTCGACGACACGGCCGCGGAATTCGGCTCCGTCGACGTTGTGGTCCATTCGGCCGGCGGACCAGTCCCGGGCGGATTGCTCGAGGTTTCGCCCGACGATTGGATGCGGGCGTTCGACGTGCACGTACACGCCGTCTTTCATCTCTGCCGTCGCGCCATTCCGTTGATGCAGAAAAACAAAGAAGGAGCCATCGTCTTGATTTCGTCGTCGGCCGGCCGCCGCGGTTGTCCGGGCAACACTTGTTACCAAGCGGTAAAAGGCGCGTTGCCGCAATTCGCCCGCGCGCTTGCTCGCGATTTCGCCGACGATAATATCCGCATCAACGTCGTCGCTCCCGGAGTGATTCGCACACGCTTCCACGATGCCATGACCGAGCCGATGCGGAAGAACAATCTGGAAAACCGCATCCCACTGCATCGAGAAGGAACCGCCGAACAGGTGGCCACGCTGATCCGTGAGCTGGTGACCAACGACTACATCACCGGCGAAACATTCGGCATCGACGGCGGCCTGACGATGCGCATCGCCTGA
- the modA gene encoding molybdate ABC transporter substrate-binding protein: MQRKPIVFPRILGFLLAAMLGGCNSKRPAPSGQPRAVMALVAASAQDAVNDLSPRFTADTGVEVHVVADDSGKLAQQIANGAPAQVFLSANKKWVDFLAGKGLIAERTDFLGNSLVIVVPANGKATVHDPADLLAPQIAHIALAGPNVPAGIYGRQALTKLGLLDKLEEQKKIVSGENVRATLAYAERGETEAAIVYSTDARISDKVRAVYTFPASTHDPIVYPLVLLMPEAKTADGGSDAGRKFYDFLKSPAAADAFRRRGFGTPETPDHLPKS, translated from the coding sequence ATGCAACGCAAACCAATTGTTTTTCCGCGGATTCTTGGCTTCCTCTTGGCGGCCATGCTTGGCGGTTGCAATTCGAAGCGGCCCGCCCCAAGCGGCCAACCTCGGGCGGTCATGGCCCTTGTTGCCGCCAGCGCGCAGGACGCGGTGAACGATTTATCGCCGCGATTCACGGCAGACACCGGCGTTGAAGTCCATGTCGTGGCCGACGATTCAGGGAAGCTGGCCCAGCAAATTGCCAACGGTGCTCCCGCACAGGTTTTCCTTTCGGCGAACAAGAAGTGGGTCGATTTTCTAGCCGGGAAGGGGCTGATCGCCGAGCGCACCGACTTCCTCGGAAACTCACTGGTGATCGTTGTTCCAGCAAACGGCAAGGCGACGGTTCACGACCCGGCCGACCTGTTGGCGCCGCAAATCGCGCATATCGCCTTGGCCGGGCCGAATGTTCCGGCGGGCATCTACGGCCGCCAAGCGCTGACAAAGCTCGGATTGCTCGACAAATTGGAAGAACAAAAGAAGATCGTCAGCGGGGAGAATGTGCGCGCGACGCTTGCCTATGCCGAGCGGGGCGAAACCGAGGCGGCGATCGTTTACAGCACCGACGCGCGGATATCCGATAAAGTGCGCGCCGTATACACCTTTCCCGCCTCGACCCACGATCCGATCGTGTATCCGCTCGTGCTGTTGATGCCGGAAGCGAAAACCGCGGACGGCGGAAGCGACGCGGGCCGGAAGTTCTACGATTTTCTAAAATCTCCCGCGGCGGCGGACGCATTCCGCCGGCGCGGCTTTGGAACGCCGGAAACCCCGGATCACCTACCGAAATCTTGA
- the modB gene encoding molybdate ABC transporter permease subunit: MTSHAKEPLLDFWQLSSEEWSAVWLSLRVACVATLATLPVAVALGYGLARRQFWGKSLLETVLNLPLVLPPVVVGYLLLVEFGRNGWLGSRLVDWFGIRFVFDWKGAVAASAVMAFPLVVRSIRVAMATIDPRLEEAARTLGCGRFETFLRITVPLARRGIIAGAVLGFARSIGEFGATIMIAGSIPGQTQTIPLKIYSLLNSPGGAARASRLVVVSVLIAVVALAASEWFERRGRFGVAIAGRATP, translated from the coding sequence TTGACGAGCCACGCAAAGGAGCCGCTTTTGGATTTCTGGCAGCTTTCCTCCGAAGAATGGTCGGCCGTATGGCTGAGCCTTCGCGTGGCCTGCGTGGCGACGCTCGCGACCCTGCCGGTGGCTGTCGCCCTGGGATACGGCCTCGCGCGGCGGCAATTCTGGGGCAAGAGCTTGCTGGAAACCGTGCTGAATCTCCCGCTCGTGCTGCCTCCGGTGGTGGTTGGCTACTTGCTCTTGGTCGAATTCGGACGTAATGGCTGGCTCGGAAGTCGGCTGGTCGATTGGTTTGGAATCCGATTCGTGTTCGACTGGAAGGGAGCCGTCGCCGCGTCGGCCGTGATGGCTTTTCCACTGGTCGTGAGATCGATCCGGGTGGCGATGGCGACGATCGATCCGCGGCTGGAGGAAGCGGCGCGCACGCTCGGCTGCGGCCGGTTTGAGACATTCCTTCGCATTACGGTGCCATTGGCGCGCCGCGGCATCATTGCCGGCGCGGTGCTCGGCTTTGCTCGCAGCATCGGCGAATTCGGCGCGACCATCATGATCGCCGGCAGCATTCCCGGGCAGACGCAAACAATTCCGCTGAAAATCTATAGCCTGCTCAATTCGCCCGGTGGCGCTGCGCGGGCGAGTCGGCTCGTGGTCGTGTCGGTTCTGATTGCTGTCGTTGCGCTCGCCGCGTCGGAATGGTTCGAGCGGCGCGGCCGCTTTGGCGTCGCGATCGCGGGGCGCGCCACGCCATGA
- the modC gene encoding molybdenum ABC transporter ATP-binding protein, which translates to MSCLDFDCRFQYPGGFQLAATFRSGDGVTALFGASGAGKTTIFRLIAGILRPAEGKICLAERVFVDIAAGQFLSAQRRQIGVVFQEQLLFPHLNVRNNLVFGSRHRISGQAEKFSLAKVVDLLDIGTLLERDPATLSGGQRQRVAIGRALLRGPQLLLMDEPLAGLDEGLKQRILSYLARIVAEWRIPVLFISHDQADVLQFAEQVIIVEEGRVVDAGPTARTLEQAVRSRLKHPPDPINLLHIGRVAAVDGRWQGSIGEQVVVLPPISGGYAAQSVCVQFLPRDVTLSTAEVPALSARNQLHGRVREIVPLAERTFVAIDIGQLIWAQVTAAAISDLGLTPGQPIVCLIKATALLPVG; encoded by the coding sequence ATGAGTTGTTTGGATTTCGATTGCCGCTTTCAGTATCCCGGCGGCTTTCAATTGGCGGCGACCTTTCGATCCGGCGACGGAGTGACTGCATTGTTCGGGGCGTCGGGCGCTGGAAAAACCACCATTTTCCGGCTGATCGCCGGAATCTTGCGGCCGGCCGAAGGCAAAATCTGCTTGGCGGAACGCGTGTTCGTCGACATCGCGGCCGGCCAATTTTTGTCGGCCCAGCGGCGGCAAATCGGCGTCGTTTTTCAGGAGCAGCTTCTGTTTCCGCACTTGAACGTGCGGAACAACCTCGTCTTTGGCAGCCGGCATCGAATCTCCGGGCAAGCGGAAAAGTTCAGCCTCGCCAAAGTCGTCGACTTGCTCGATATCGGCACGCTGCTGGAACGTGATCCGGCGACGCTGAGCGGCGGCCAACGGCAACGCGTCGCCATCGGTCGAGCACTCCTGCGCGGACCCCAACTATTGCTGATGGACGAGCCCTTGGCCGGGCTCGACGAGGGATTGAAGCAGCGCATTTTGAGCTACTTGGCCCGTATCGTCGCCGAGTGGCGGATTCCGGTGCTGTTCATCAGCCACGATCAAGCCGATGTCCTGCAGTTCGCCGAGCAAGTGATCATCGTCGAAGAAGGCCGCGTGGTCGACGCCGGCCCAACCGCACGCACGCTCGAGCAGGCCGTGCGTTCGCGTCTGAAGCATCCGCCCGATCCGATCAACCTTCTGCACATCGGCCGCGTCGCCGCCGTCGACGGCCGGTGGCAAGGCTCGATCGGTGAGCAAGTGGTCGTCCTGCCGCCAATCTCCGGTGGATATGCGGCCCAGAGCGTCTGCGTGCAATTTCTACCCCGCGATGTCACGCTTTCTACGGCGGAAGTGCCCGCCCTCAGCGCGCGAAATCAACTCCATGGCCGGGTGCGCGAGATCGTCCCGCTCGCCGAGCGAACCTTCGTGGCGATCGACATCGGCCAATTGATCTGGGCGCAAGTCACGGCCGCCGCAATTAGCGACCTCGGCCTCACCCCGGGCCAGCCGATCGTCTGCCTGATCAAAGCAACCGCGCTGCTGCCGGTCGGCTAG